In a genomic window of Amycolatopsis japonica:
- a CDS encoding MlaE family ABC transporter permease: MTSVPERAREAFKRPGNSLFELGDQLLFYIRALAAIPMAVTRYFREVVRLLAEVTFGSGALAVIGGTVGVMVGLCVFTGITVGLQGFSALNQINISAMTGFLTAYFNTREIAPLSAGLALSATVGAGFTAQLGAMRISEEIDALEVMAVRSMPYLVTTRIVAGFIAIIPLYVIGLLISYLGSRVTTVVFFGQSGGTYDHYFSLFLPPEDVLWSFGKVLVFSVGVILTHCFYGYRAAGGPAGVGVAVGRAVRTSIVLISVLDLFLSLAIWGATTTVKVSG, from the coding sequence GTGACCAGCGTCCCCGAACGGGCCCGCGAGGCGTTCAAACGCCCCGGCAACAGTCTTTTCGAGCTGGGTGACCAGTTGCTGTTCTACATCCGCGCGCTCGCGGCGATCCCGATGGCCGTCACCCGCTATTTCCGCGAAGTGGTGCGCCTCCTCGCCGAAGTGACCTTCGGCAGCGGGGCGCTCGCGGTCATCGGCGGCACCGTCGGCGTGATGGTCGGCCTGTGCGTCTTCACCGGGATCACGGTGGGGCTGCAGGGCTTCAGCGCGCTGAACCAGATCAACATCTCCGCGATGACCGGTTTCCTCACCGCGTACTTCAACACCCGCGAGATCGCGCCGCTCTCGGCCGGGCTGGCGTTGTCCGCGACGGTCGGCGCCGGGTTCACCGCGCAACTGGGCGCCATGCGGATCTCCGAGGAGATCGACGCGCTCGAAGTGATGGCCGTGCGCAGCATGCCTTATCTCGTCACCACCCGGATCGTGGCCGGGTTCATCGCGATCATCCCGCTCTACGTGATCGGCCTGCTGATCTCGTACCTGGGCTCGCGGGTGACGACGGTGGTCTTCTTCGGACAGTCCGGCGGAACCTACGACCACTACTTCTCCCTGTTCTTGCCTCCTGAAGACGTGTTGTGGTCGTTCGGCAAGGTCCTCGTGTTCAGCGTCGGCGTCATCCTCACGCACTGCTTCTACGGCTATCGCGCCGCCGGCGGCCCGGCCGGTGTCGGGGTCGCGGTCGGCCGAGCCGTGCGGACGTCGATCGTGCTGATCAGCGTGCTCGATCTCTTCCTCAGCCTGGCGATCTGGGGCGCGACGACGACGGTGAAGGTCTCCGGATGA